From one Flavobacterium sp. N502536 genomic stretch:
- the ilvN gene encoding acetolactate synthase small subunit: MENRTFTISVYSENNVGLLNRISGIFLKRHINILSLNVSESEIDSVSRFIIVVETTEKWVQNIVGQIEKQIEVIKAFYHTDEETIYLENALFKIASSLLFDEKQIQNIIKDSQATIVTVSRDFFVISKSGRRSEIEELYAKFKPYGIMQFVRSGRISVSKEKMEISTLLETFK; this comes from the coding sequence ATGGAAAACAGAACATTTACCATATCGGTATACTCAGAAAATAATGTGGGGCTGTTAAACAGGATATCCGGAATATTCTTAAAGCGTCACATCAACATATTAAGTCTAAACGTTTCTGAATCAGAAATTGACAGTGTTTCGCGATTCATTATCGTAGTGGAAACAACAGAGAAGTGGGTTCAAAATATCGTAGGACAAATTGAAAAACAAATCGAAGTTATAAAAGCGTTTTATCATACCGATGAAGAAACCATTTATCTTGAAAATGCTTTGTTTAAAATTGCTTCAAGTCTGTTATTTGATGAAAAACAAATTCAAAACATCATCAAAGACAGTCAGGCTACAATTGTTACGGTATCCCGTGACTTCTTCGTGATTTCAAAATCGGGAAGACGCTCTGAAATTGAAGAATTGTACGCAAAATTCAAACCTTACGGCATTATGCAGTTTGTACGTTCCGGCAGAATATCGGTCTCAAAAGAAAAAATGGAAATTTCAACACTATTAGAAACATTCAAATAG
- the ilvB gene encoding biosynthetic-type acetolactate synthase large subunit: protein MKISGAEAVIRCLLEEGVDLLYGYPGGAIMPVYDELYKFQDQLHHVLVRHEQGATHAAQGYARATGKVGVAIATSGPGATNLITGIADAQIDSTPMVCITGQVGKHLLGSDAFQETDIIGISTPVTKWNYQVTEASEIPEVIAKAFYIARSGRPGPVLIDITKNAQFDKLDFSYEKCTGIRSYTPVPKLKLDKVAEAAALINSAKKPFIVFGQGIILGQAEAEFKAVLEKSGIPAAWTILGLSALPTDHPLNVGMLGMHGNYGPNLLTNECDVLIALGMRFDDRVTGNLNTYAKQAKVIHFEIDPAEVDKNVKTEIAVLGDVKESLTALLPLLEAKTHDSWHNEFKELQQIEYDTVIKEELNPTNNKGISMGETVEMINKHSKGDAIIVSDVGQHQMFACRYAKFNSTKSNITSGGLGTMGFALPAAIGAKMGKPDREVVAIIGDGGFQMNIQELGTIFQTKVPVKIVILNNEFLGMVRQWQELFFDNRYASTKMINPNFVAIAEGYHIKSKKVTQREDLDAAVAEMLASKDSYFLEVMVEKENNVFPMIPTGACVSEIRLS, encoded by the coding sequence ATGAAAATATCAGGGGCTGAAGCCGTTATAAGATGTTTGTTAGAAGAAGGAGTAGACTTGCTATATGGTTATCCGGGAGGAGCAATCATGCCAGTTTACGATGAATTATATAAATTTCAGGATCAACTGCACCACGTTTTGGTACGCCATGAACAAGGTGCTACACATGCCGCTCAGGGATATGCCAGAGCGACAGGAAAAGTAGGGGTAGCCATCGCAACCTCAGGACCGGGAGCCACTAATTTGATTACCGGGATCGCAGATGCGCAGATCGATTCGACACCAATGGTTTGTATTACAGGCCAGGTGGGGAAACATTTGTTAGGATCTGATGCTTTTCAGGAAACCGATATCATCGGAATTTCGACTCCGGTTACCAAATGGAATTATCAGGTTACCGAAGCTTCAGAGATTCCTGAAGTAATTGCAAAAGCATTCTACATTGCACGTTCCGGACGTCCGGGACCTGTACTGATCGACATTACTAAAAATGCACAGTTTGACAAACTTGATTTTAGTTATGAAAAATGCACCGGAATCAGAAGTTATACACCGGTTCCAAAATTGAAATTAGACAAAGTTGCCGAAGCTGCCGCTTTAATCAATAGCGCCAAAAAACCATTTATCGTTTTTGGTCAAGGAATCATACTAGGTCAGGCGGAAGCTGAATTTAAAGCTGTACTTGAAAAATCAGGAATCCCTGCTGCCTGGACCATTTTAGGACTTTCGGCTTTACCAACAGATCACCCTTTAAACGTAGGAATGTTAGGAATGCACGGAAACTACGGACCCAATTTACTAACAAACGAATGTGATGTTTTAATCGCTCTTGGAATGCGTTTTGACGACCGTGTTACCGGAAACCTAAATACGTATGCCAAACAGGCAAAAGTAATTCACTTCGAAATTGACCCTGCGGAAGTTGACAAAAACGTAAAAACCGAAATCGCAGTTCTTGGAGATGTAAAAGAGTCATTAACCGCTTTATTGCCTTTACTCGAAGCAAAAACACATGATTCATGGCACAACGAATTTAAAGAACTACAGCAAATCGAGTACGATACTGTCATTAAAGAAGAATTAAACCCGACCAATAATAAAGGAATCTCAATGGGGGAGACCGTAGAAATGATTAACAAGCACTCAAAAGGAGATGCTATTATCGTTTCGGATGTTGGACAGCACCAAATGTTTGCCTGTCGTTATGCTAAATTTAATTCGACCAAAAGTAATATTACTTCGGGAGGATTAGGAACTATGGGATTTGCTTTACCTGCGGCCATTGGTGCTAAAATGGGAAAACCAGATCGCGAAGTAGTGGCTATTATTGGTGATGGCGGTTTCCAAATGAACATTCAGGAATTGGGAACAATTTTTCAGACTAAGGTGCCCGTAAAGATTGTCATCTTAAACAATGAATTTTTAGGAATGGTACGTCAGTGGCAGGAATTGTTTTTTGACAACCGATATGCATCCACAAAAATGATCAATCCAAATTTTGTTGCTATTGCTGAAGGGTATCATATTAAATCTAAAAAAGTAACACAAAGAGAAGATTTAGACGCTGCCGTTGCAGAAATGCTGGCTTCAAAAGATTCTTACTTCCTGGAAGTTATGGTAGAAAAAGAAAACAACGTATTCCCAATGATTCCAACAGGAGCATGTGTTTCTGAAATTAGATTAAGCTAA
- the ilvD gene encoding dihydroxy-acid dehydratase gives MELNKYSKTITQDQTQPAAQAMLYGIGLTEEDLKKAQVGIVSMGYDGNTCNMHLNDLAKDVKKGVWDADLVGLIFNTIGVSDGISNGTEGMRYSLVSRDVIADSIETVAGAQWYDSIIAIPGCDKNMPGALIAMGRLNRPSLMVYGGSIHSGKWKGESLNIVSAFEALGKKVKNEITPEDFKGVIQNACPGAGACGGMYTANTMSSAIEALGMSLPYSSSNPALSQEKRDECLAAGKAIKTLLEKDIKPRDIMTRKAFENAITIVAVLGGSTNAVMHLIAMAHAVDIEITLDDFQAINDRTPVLADMKPSGKYMMEDIHEAGGIPSVMKYLLKVGLIHGDCLTVTGKTVAENLASTPDLQDGQQVIHEIQKALKPTGNIQVLYGNLASEGAVAKISGKEGEYFEGPAVVFEGEFEVIPGLEAGKIKPGNVVVIRYCGPKGGPGMPEMLKPTSAIIGAGLGSSCALITDGRFSGGSHGFVVGHITPEAYDGGGIALVKDGDLIAIDAVKNTINLKISDEEFATRKESWIQPPLKVNKGVLLKYARSVSSASTGCVTDK, from the coding sequence ATGGAATTAAATAAGTACAGCAAAACCATCACTCAAGATCAAACACAACCTGCGGCGCAAGCCATGTTGTACGGTATTGGTTTAACTGAAGAAGATTTGAAAAAAGCACAGGTGGGTATTGTGAGCATGGGTTACGATGGTAACACCTGCAACATGCACCTGAATGATTTAGCAAAAGATGTTAAAAAAGGTGTTTGGGATGCAGATCTGGTCGGACTTATTTTTAATACCATTGGTGTTAGTGACGGTATTTCAAACGGTACTGAAGGAATGCGTTACTCATTGGTTTCCCGTGATGTAATTGCTGATTCTATCGAAACCGTTGCCGGAGCACAATGGTACGATAGTATCATCGCAATTCCCGGTTGTGACAAAAATATGCCCGGAGCGTTAATCGCAATGGGAAGATTAAACCGCCCGTCACTTATGGTGTACGGAGGATCAATCCACTCCGGAAAATGGAAAGGAGAATCTCTCAATATTGTTTCGGCTTTTGAAGCCTTAGGAAAAAAAGTAAAAAATGAAATTACTCCCGAAGATTTTAAAGGAGTTATTCAAAATGCCTGCCCGGGTGCTGGTGCCTGCGGCGGTATGTATACAGCCAATACCATGTCTTCGGCAATCGAAGCCTTAGGAATGAGTTTGCCTTACAGTTCTTCAAATCCGGCTTTGAGTCAGGAAAAAAGAGATGAATGTCTTGCGGCAGGTAAAGCCATTAAAACATTATTGGAAAAAGATATTAAGCCGAGAGACATTATGACTCGTAAGGCTTTTGAAAATGCCATTACAATTGTTGCCGTTTTAGGAGGTTCAACAAATGCCGTGATGCATTTAATTGCGATGGCACATGCCGTGGATATTGAAATTACACTAGACGATTTTCAGGCCATTAACGACAGAACTCCTGTACTTGCGGACATGAAACCAAGCGGTAAATATATGATGGAAGATATTCATGAAGCAGGAGGTATTCCTTCGGTTATGAAATATTTACTGAAAGTTGGACTTATTCATGGAGATTGTTTAACCGTAACCGGAAAAACAGTTGCTGAAAACTTAGCTTCCACACCCGATTTACAAGATGGACAACAAGTAATTCATGAAATACAAAAAGCTTTAAAACCAACCGGAAACATTCAGGTATTATACGGAAACCTTGCTTCTGAAGGTGCTGTAGCCAAAATCAGCGGAAAAGAAGGAGAATATTTTGAAGGTCCGGCTGTAGTTTTTGAAGGTGAGTTTGAGGTAATTCCTGGTCTTGAAGCCGGAAAAATAAAACCCGGTAATGTAGTCGTCATTAGGTATTGTGGACCAAAAGGTGGTCCGGGGATGCCTGAGATGCTAAAACCAACATCGGCCATTATTGGAGCCGGATTAGGAAGCAGCTGTGCTCTTATTACTGACGGCAGGTTCTCTGGAGGTTCACATGGCTTTGTGGTAGGACACATTACACCAGAGGCTTATGATGGTGGAGGTATTGCACTGGTAAAAGATGGTGATTTAATCGCTATTGATGCCGTAAAAAATACAATCAACCTCAAAATATCTGACGAAGAATTTGCCACTCGTAAAGAGAGTTGGATTCAGCCTCCTTTAAAAGTAAACAAAGGAGTTTTGCTAAAGTACGCCAGATCAGTCTCAAGCGCTTCGACAGGTTGCGTTACCGATAAATAA
- the leuB gene encoding 3-isopropylmalate dehydrogenase → MNLKIAVLPGDGIGPEVILQAKKALYAIGEVYNHEFVFEEALMGAIAIDKTGNPLPEQTLNLCLNTDAVLFGAIGDPKYDNNPSAKVRPEQGLLKLRKELGLFANIRPIKPYKSLIDASPLKREIIDGADFTIFRELTGGAYFGAKTLNEEGTHASDLCEYSEEEITRIAHLAFKSAQNRRKKLTMVDKANVLETSRLWRKVVQKVGQNYPDVALDFLFVDNAAMQLILNPKQFDVILTENLFGDILSDEASVITGSIGLLASASLGEKNALFEPIHGSYPLAKGKNIANPIASILSAAMLLEHFGLFKEANMIYKAVEKAIEFKVVTVDLKPDSKFGTNEVGEFVSNFIFSKDDLLYFNNDNVHIGQSTIV, encoded by the coding sequence ATGAATTTGAAAATAGCAGTTTTACCAGGAGACGGAATTGGACCAGAGGTAATTTTACAAGCCAAGAAAGCTTTATATGCTATTGGTGAGGTATACAATCATGAATTTGTTTTTGAAGAGGCGCTCATGGGAGCAATTGCCATCGACAAAACAGGAAATCCACTGCCAGAACAGACTTTAAACCTTTGTTTAAACACAGATGCTGTATTGTTTGGAGCCATTGGAGATCCTAAATATGATAATAATCCGTCGGCAAAGGTTCGTCCGGAGCAGGGATTATTAAAACTGCGTAAAGAATTGGGTTTGTTTGCCAACATTCGACCTATAAAACCTTATAAATCTCTCATCGATGCTTCTCCCTTAAAAAGAGAAATTATCGACGGTGCTGATTTTACTATTTTCAGAGAATTAACAGGAGGAGCTTATTTTGGAGCAAAAACTCTAAACGAAGAAGGAACACACGCTTCAGACTTATGTGAATATTCAGAAGAAGAAATTACCCGAATAGCACATTTAGCTTTCAAATCGGCACAAAACCGACGCAAGAAACTAACCATGGTAGACAAAGCCAACGTTTTGGAAACTTCCAGATTATGGAGAAAAGTGGTTCAAAAAGTAGGTCAAAATTATCCCGATGTAGCTTTAGACTTTTTGTTTGTCGATAATGCAGCCATGCAGTTGATTTTAAATCCAAAGCAATTTGACGTGATTTTGACGGAAAACCTTTTTGGAGATATTCTTTCTGATGAAGCGAGCGTCATAACAGGATCTATCGGTTTATTGGCCTCTGCCTCTTTAGGAGAAAAAAATGCCCTTTTTGAACCTATTCACGGTTCCTATCCTCTGGCAAAAGGAAAAAATATTGCCAATCCGATTGCGTCAATTTTATCAGCAGCCATGTTGCTGGAACATTTTGGTCTGTTTAAAGAAGCCAATATGATATATAAAGCCGTTGAAAAAGCCATCGAATTTAAAGTCGTTACGGTTGATTTAAAACCAGATTCAAAGTTCGGTACAAACGAAGTAGGGGAGTTTGTTTCTAATTTTATCTTCAGCAAAGACGATTTACTATATTTTAATAATGACAACGTTCATATCGGACAATCGACAATTGTTTAA
- a CDS encoding 2-isopropylmalate synthase: protein MNREKVQIFDTTLRDGEQVPGCKLDTKQKLVIAERLDKMGVDIIEAGFPVSSPGDFLSVSEICKIVENATVCGLTRAVKNDIDVAAAALKHAKKPRIHTGIGTSESHILHKLNTTREDIIARAKFAVAHAKSYVEDVEFYAEDAGRTDNAFLAKVCEEVIKSGATVLNIPDTTGYCLPEEYGAKIKYLKENVKGIENVTLSCHCHNDLGMATANSIAGAINGARQIECTINGIGERAGNTALEEVVMIFKQHPYLNLDTNINTRELNEMSRLVSESMGMIVQPNKAIVGANAFAHSSGIHQDGVIKNRATYEIMDPLDVGVNESSIILTARSGRAALAYRAKKVGYELTKVQLDLVYIEFLKFADIKKEVIDADIHQIIEASKIQGELIRN from the coding sequence ATGAATAGAGAGAAAGTTCAAATTTTTGACACCACTTTGCGCGATGGTGAGCAGGTTCCAGGATGTAAGTTAGATACGAAACAAAAATTAGTTATCGCAGAACGACTTGATAAAATGGGAGTTGACATTATCGAAGCAGGTTTTCCTGTGTCAAGTCCCGGCGATTTTTTATCGGTCTCTGAGATTTGTAAAATTGTAGAAAATGCAACCGTCTGCGGACTAACAAGAGCCGTAAAAAACGACATTGATGTTGCTGCAGCTGCCCTCAAGCATGCTAAGAAACCTAGAATCCACACCGGAATCGGAACATCTGAATCTCATATACTCCATAAACTAAATACGACCAGAGAAGATATTATTGCCAGAGCAAAATTTGCTGTAGCTCATGCAAAATCCTATGTAGAAGATGTAGAATTTTATGCAGAAGATGCCGGAAGAACCGATAATGCTTTCTTGGCAAAAGTTTGCGAAGAAGTCATCAAATCAGGAGCAACCGTATTAAACATACCCGATACAACAGGATACTGCCTGCCGGAAGAATACGGAGCAAAAATCAAATACCTAAAAGAAAACGTAAAAGGTATCGAAAATGTGACCCTTTCCTGCCACTGTCATAACGATTTAGGAATGGCTACTGCCAATTCGATCGCAGGAGCTATAAACGGAGCAAGACAAATAGAATGTACGATCAATGGTATTGGAGAAAGAGCCGGAAACACAGCACTTGAAGAAGTAGTAATGATTTTCAAACAACATCCGTACCTAAACTTAGATACCAACATCAACACAAGAGAACTGAACGAAATGAGCCGTTTGGTTTCTGAAAGCATGGGAATGATTGTACAGCCTAATAAAGCTATTGTTGGAGCAAATGCTTTTGCACACAGCTCAGGAATTCATCAGGATGGTGTAATCAAAAACAGAGCAACCTATGAAATCATGGATCCGCTTGATGTCGGAGTAAATGAATCTTCGATTATCCTGACAGCCAGAAGCGGAAGAGCAGCATTGGCCTACCGTGCTAAAAAAGTAGGTTATGAACTTACAAAAGTACAACTGGATTTGGTTTACATTGAATTTTTGAAATTCGCTGATATTAAAAAAGAAGTAATCGATGCTGATATTCATCAAATCATTGAAGCTTCTAAAATTCAGGGAGAATTAATCAGAAACTAG